In the genome of Carnobacterium viridans, one region contains:
- the glgA gene encoding glycogen synthase GlgA: MKVLFAAAECAPFFKTGGLGDVAGALPKELKKQGIDVRVVLPLYSTMPQRYKNQLVDVAQFEVKVGWRSQYCGIKKLKKDNIHYYFIDNLYYFNRSSIYGFDDDGERFAFFAQAICEMLEKIDFIPDILHVNDWHTSIIPVLLKDKYQWITSYQSIKTILTIHNLQFQGVFDQLVLSDLYGIGYNAFHEHGLKYYDDINCLKGGIFYADQVTTVSPTYAQEIQTPQFGENLDGVLRFNSYKLKGILNGIDYEVFNPETDNVIPAHFSTKNLKGKAVNKTTLQERVGLPVNEKTALMSMVSRLTTQKGCNLLRDKIDELMHRNIQVLILGTGEKEYEDSFNYFTWKYPEKFKMIVDFDVALAQHIYAGSDLFIMPSAFEPCGLSQLNSLRYGTLPIVHETGGLKDTVQPYNPYTGKGTGFSFNDFRSSVMVETIDRALTVYYDEPKNWASLVKQAMSKDFSWEKSTNEYIQVYTAMLRT; the protein is encoded by the coding sequence ATGAAGGTTTTATTTGCTGCGGCAGAATGCGCTCCTTTTTTTAAGACTGGGGGTTTAGGGGACGTCGCAGGTGCTTTGCCAAAAGAATTGAAAAAGCAAGGGATAGATGTACGTGTTGTATTGCCTTTATATAGTACCATGCCTCAAAGATATAAAAACCAATTAGTAGATGTAGCACAGTTCGAAGTGAAGGTTGGCTGGAGGAGTCAATATTGTGGAATTAAAAAATTAAAGAAAGACAACATTCACTATTACTTTATTGACAATTTGTATTATTTTAACCGCTCTAGCATTTATGGTTTTGACGATGATGGCGAACGATTTGCTTTTTTTGCGCAAGCCATTTGTGAGATGTTGGAAAAAATAGACTTTATCCCCGATATTTTACATGTGAACGACTGGCATACATCTATTATTCCAGTTTTGCTAAAGGATAAATATCAATGGATCACAAGTTACCAATCGATAAAAACGATTTTGACTATTCATAATTTGCAGTTTCAAGGTGTATTTGACCAACTTGTACTATCAGATTTGTATGGAATAGGGTACAATGCCTTTCACGAACACGGCTTAAAATATTATGATGATATCAATTGTTTAAAAGGTGGGATTTTTTATGCGGATCAAGTCACAACAGTTAGTCCAACATATGCACAGGAGATCCAAACACCTCAATTTGGTGAAAATTTAGACGGTGTATTACGGTTCAATAGTTACAAATTAAAAGGTATTTTAAATGGGATTGATTATGAGGTCTTTAATCCTGAGACAGATAATGTTATTCCAGCACATTTTTCTACAAAAAATTTAAAAGGAAAAGCGGTTAATAAAACAACTTTGCAAGAGCGAGTAGGATTACCGGTAAATGAAAAAACAGCATTAATGTCTATGGTGAGTAGGTTAACGACTCAAAAAGGCTGCAACTTATTGCGTGATAAAATTGATGAACTGATGCATCGTAATATTCAAGTTCTCATATTAGGTACCGGTGAAAAGGAATACGAAGACAGTTTCAATTATTTCACTTGGAAATATCCAGAAAAATTTAAAATGATTGTTGATTTTGATGTGGCTTTAGCCCAGCACATTTATGCAGGAAGCGATTTATTTATTATGCCCTCAGCATTTGAACCCTGTGGGTTGTCTCAACTTAACTCATTACGATACGGTACCTTGCCAATCGTTCATGAAACAGGTGGATTAAAAGACACCGTTCAGCCTTACAATCCATATACAGGAAAAGGGACTGGGTTTAGCTTCAATGATTTCCGTTCGTCGGTCATGGTCGAAACGATTGATCGTGCATTGACTGTCTATTATGATGAGCCTAAAAATTGGGCGTCATTAGTAAAACAAGCCATGTCAAAAGACTTTAGTTGGGAAAAATCCACTAACGAATATATACAAGTTTATACTGCAATGCTTAGAACATAA
- a CDS encoding glycogen/starch/alpha-glucan phosphorylase yields the protein MLTTTKFKEEFEKIIEGLYASNLEDTSSIQQYTALGNFIKSYSSDNWNKTNQLYLEEQVKQVYYFSMEFLPGRMLKSNLLNLGILTTVREGIAEMGLDFEAIVKSEVDPALGNGGLGRLASCFMDSIASLGIPGNGTGIRYRYGLFQQKFVDGYQVELPENWLRNGNVWEVRKENKAVMVRYGGEVYLKEDGENKLRPIYSNTQNILAVPYDTGMVGYENNVVNNLRLWSAEIPPEEEIRYKTIAEREVVNQITEVLYPDDSNYEGQLLRLRQEYFFTSAGIQSIVRFFKKQGQPWSDFPNKIAIHVNDTHPALCVPELMRILLDEEGHSWENAWDITKKSISYTNHTIMQEAMEKWPVDMVRELLPRIYQIIEAINQRHLDRKISLYGEELTYRTTIISEGYVKMAHLAIIGSHSVNGVAQLHTDILKEETLHDFYKMYPSKFNNKTNGITQRRWLHLANEKLTQLIDDKIDQEWKVNPAELRQFKAYSKDSETLNQLSDIKLENKKRFAVYVKEKYGIEIDPTALFDVQIKRLHAYKRQLLNALHILDRYLKIKEDSTLELQPRVFIFGAKAAPSYIYAKQIIKFINALAHLVNNDPDIGNKMKVVFVENYGVSLAELIIPAADISEQISLAGKEASGTSNMKLMLNGALTMATLDGANIEIKDLVGEDNIFLFGLTNDEVNQINREGNYSSIAVMEANPRLKRVLNCLINGTIPGIEEEGRVIYDSLTLFNDEYYVLQDFASFVAAQERADTLYQNKLAWNQKALINIASSGPFSADFTIMRYADEIWNVKGKAEKHASFLKGNQPI from the coding sequence ATGCTGACAACTACTAAATTTAAAGAAGAATTTGAGAAAATAATTGAAGGGCTTTATGCCTCAAACTTAGAAGATACTTCTTCCATACAGCAATATACGGCTTTAGGCAATTTTATAAAAAGCTATTCTTCTGATAATTGGAACAAAACCAATCAACTGTATTTAGAAGAACAAGTAAAACAAGTCTACTACTTTTCAATGGAATTTTTACCTGGGCGTATGTTGAAAAGCAATTTATTGAATTTAGGTATTTTAACTACTGTGCGAGAAGGAATTGCTGAAATGGGATTAGATTTCGAAGCGATTGTAAAATCAGAAGTAGATCCAGCTTTAGGTAATGGTGGGTTAGGACGATTAGCTTCTTGCTTTATGGATTCAATTGCTTCTTTGGGTATTCCGGGTAACGGCACAGGTATTCGTTACCGCTACGGTTTGTTTCAGCAAAAATTTGTAGATGGGTATCAAGTTGAATTGCCAGAGAACTGGCTACGTAACGGAAATGTTTGGGAAGTCAGAAAAGAAAATAAAGCTGTCATGGTTCGTTATGGCGGCGAGGTATATTTGAAAGAAGATGGCGAAAATAAATTGCGTCCTATCTATTCAAATACCCAAAATATTTTAGCTGTGCCTTATGATACAGGAATGGTAGGGTATGAGAATAATGTTGTAAACAATCTTCGCTTATGGTCGGCTGAAATTCCTCCTGAAGAAGAGATACGTTACAAGACGATTGCGGAACGAGAAGTAGTTAACCAGATTACAGAGGTACTTTATCCAGATGATTCAAATTACGAAGGACAACTTCTTCGATTGAGACAAGAGTACTTCTTTACATCTGCTGGTATTCAAAGTATTGTACGTTTTTTCAAAAAACAAGGTCAGCCATGGAGTGATTTTCCAAATAAAATCGCTATTCACGTAAACGATACACATCCAGCTTTATGTGTTCCAGAATTGATGCGCATTTTATTAGACGAAGAAGGACATAGTTGGGAAAATGCATGGGATATTACGAAAAAGTCTATTAGTTATACCAACCACACCATTATGCAAGAAGCTATGGAAAAATGGCCGGTCGACATGGTTCGAGAGTTGCTACCTCGTATTTATCAAATCATTGAAGCAATCAATCAACGCCATCTAGATAGAAAAATCTCCTTATACGGAGAAGAACTGACGTATCGGACTACCATTATTTCAGAAGGCTATGTTAAAATGGCCCACTTAGCAATCATTGGAAGTCACAGTGTAAATGGGGTTGCCCAATTACATACAGATATTTTAAAAGAAGAAACGCTGCACGATTTTTATAAAATGTATCCATCAAAATTTAATAATAAAACGAATGGAATTACACAAAGACGATGGCTTCATTTAGCTAACGAAAAGTTAACGCAGCTGATTGATGACAAGATTGATCAAGAGTGGAAAGTAAATCCAGCTGAATTAAGACAGTTTAAGGCCTATTCAAAAGATTCAGAAACACTAAACCAATTATCTGATATCAAACTTGAAAATAAAAAACGGTTTGCGGTTTATGTAAAAGAAAAATATGGTATCGAAATTGACCCTACAGCATTATTTGATGTGCAAATAAAAAGATTACATGCATATAAGCGCCAATTATTGAATGCATTGCATATTTTAGACCGTTATTTGAAAATCAAAGAAGATTCCACTCTTGAATTACAGCCAAGAGTCTTTATTTTTGGGGCAAAAGCAGCTCCTAGTTACATTTATGCAAAACAAATCATTAAGTTTATTAATGCATTAGCTCATTTAGTAAATAACGATCCAGATATAGGTAATAAAATGAAAGTGGTATTTGTAGAGAACTATGGCGTTTCATTAGCTGAGTTGATTATTCCAGCTGCAGATATCAGTGAACAAATATCATTAGCAGGAAAAGAAGCTTCAGGAACAAGTAACATGAAGTTGATGTTAAATGGTGCTTTGACCATGGCAACATTGGATGGTGCTAATATTGAAATAAAAGATCTAGTAGGGGAAGACAATATTTTTCTGTTTGGTTTGACGAATGATGAAGTTAATCAGATAAATCGAGAGGGTAATTATTCTTCGATAGCTGTTATGGAAGCTAATCCGCGTCTGAAACGAGTTCTGAATTGTTTAATAAATGGAACTATTCCAGGCATCGAAGAAGAAGGCCGAGTAATTTATGATTCATTAACACTATTTAATGATGAGTATTATGTTTTGCAAGATTTTGCAAGTTTTGTTGCAGCTCAAGAAAGAGCGGATACCTTATACCAAAATAAACTGGCGTGGAACCAAAAGGCATTAATCAATATTGCAAGTTCAGGTCCCTTTTCTGCCGATTTCACAATCATGCGCTACGCTGATGAAATATGGAATGTTAAAGGGAAAGCTGAAAAACATGCTTCTTTCTTAAAAGGCAACCAGCCAATATAA
- a CDS encoding glucose-1-phosphate adenylyltransferase: MKKTETLAMILAGGQGTRLGKLTKDIAKPAVPFGGKYRIIDFALSNCANSGIKNVGVVTQYQPLELNTHVGNGESWGLNTHDGGATILQPYSSVDGEKWFKGTAHAIYQNIDFIDRYNPEYLLVLSGDHIYKMDYQDMIAFHKEKNAALTVGVIPVPLEEAPRFGIMNTDQTDRIIEFEEKPSEPKSNLASMGIYIFDWPMLKSYLVDNHAKNRTMEDFGKDVIPAYLRNSENIFAYAFKDYWKDVGTIESLWEANMEFLDPNHALNIRDSSWRVYTQNPSAPPQFLTKSSKVADSMIADGCYIAGEINHSILSHNVKVGKNSIIKDSLIMANVTIGENVTINCAIIGENAKIHDGAQLNGEEKKITVVGYAEEVGGLKDED, from the coding sequence ATGAAAAAAACAGAGACATTAGCTATGATTTTAGCGGGCGGACAGGGAACGAGGCTTGGAAAGTTAACCAAAGATATTGCTAAACCGGCTGTACCATTTGGTGGAAAATATAGGATCATCGATTTTGCGTTAAGTAATTGTGCTAATTCAGGGATTAAAAATGTTGGGGTAGTCACTCAATATCAGCCTCTGGAATTAAATACTCATGTCGGAAATGGAGAAAGCTGGGGACTGAACACGCATGATGGCGGCGCTACTATTCTACAACCCTATTCAAGTGTTGATGGAGAAAAATGGTTTAAAGGTACAGCGCATGCTATTTATCAAAATATTGATTTTATCGATCGGTATAATCCAGAATACTTATTGGTTCTTTCAGGAGATCATATTTATAAAATGGACTATCAAGATATGATTGCATTCCATAAAGAAAAAAACGCAGCTCTAACAGTAGGAGTCATCCCAGTTCCTCTTGAAGAAGCACCTCGATTTGGAATTATGAATACTGATCAGACAGATCGAATTATTGAATTTGAAGAAAAACCATCAGAACCTAAAAGTAATTTAGCTTCCATGGGAATTTACATTTTTGATTGGCCTATGCTAAAAAGTTACCTCGTTGATAACCATGCTAAAAACCGTACAATGGAAGATTTTGGAAAAGACGTTATTCCAGCGTACTTAAGAAATAGTGAAAATATATTTGCTTATGCATTTAAAGATTACTGGAAAGATGTTGGAACAATTGAAAGTTTGTGGGAAGCAAATATGGAGTTTTTAGATCCAAACCATGCTTTAAATATAAGAGATTCATCGTGGAGAGTGTATACACAAAATCCTTCTGCTCCACCTCAATTTTTAACTAAGTCATCAAAAGTTGCAGACTCCATGATTGCGGATGGGTGTTATATCGCCGGAGAAATCAATCATTCTATTTTATCTCATAATGTTAAAGTGGGGAAAAATTCTATCATAAAAGACAGCTTGATTATGGCAAATGTGACGATAGGAGAAAATGTAACAATCAATTGTGCCATCATTGGAGAAAATGCAAAAATTCATGATGGAGCGCAACTGAACGGTGAAGAAAAAAAGATTACGGTTGTTGGCTATGCAGAAGAGGTAGGAGGGCTAAAAGATGAAGACTAA
- a CDS encoding DsbA family oxidoreductase: MKIAIWSDFVCPFCYIGKRHLEAAIKDRTDIEIEFHSYELDPTAPEKVEGTMEEYFAEHKGMSVDQAQSMFNQVTQMANNVDLDYHYETIQHGNTLKPHRLFQFAKEQGKGNEFMELAKKAYFIEGKWLNDDDFLVHIAESIGLEEARVREILTSNAYLDAVRLDQAQAVEIGVQGVPFFVIDEQYGVSGAQPIEVFEQVLAEIDAKS, encoded by the coding sequence CTTCGTATGCCCTTTTTGTTATATTGGAAAACGTCATTTAGAAGCCGCAATTAAAGACCGTACAGACATAGAAATCGAATTTCATAGTTATGAACTGGATCCAACAGCACCCGAAAAGGTTGAAGGTACGATGGAAGAGTATTTTGCTGAACATAAAGGAATGAGCGTTGATCAAGCTCAATCAATGTTTAATCAAGTTACTCAAATGGCTAATAATGTTGATTTAGATTACCATTATGAGACTATTCAACATGGTAATACGTTAAAACCACATCGTTTATTTCAGTTTGCCAAAGAACAAGGTAAAGGAAATGAATTTATGGAATTAGCTAAAAAAGCTTATTTTATTGAAGGCAAATGGTTAAATGATGATGATTTCTTAGTTCACATAGCCGAATCAATTGGATTAGAAGAAGCACGTGTTAGAGAAATTCTAACTTCAAATGCTTATTTAGATGCTGTACGTTTAGATCAAGCTCAAGCAGTTGAAATCGGCGTTCAAGGTGTCCCTTTCTTTGTTATCGATGAACAATATGGTGTTAGTGGTGCTCAACCTATCGAAGTATTTGAGCAAGTATTAGCAGAAATTGATGCTAAATCATAA
- the glgD gene encoding glucose-1-phosphate adenylyltransferase subunit GlgD, translating to MKTNEQLCAVLNLDESESQLMPLTKRRAVAALPFGSRYRLIDFPLSSLYSAEVTSVAIFVRGRARALMDHVRSGYPWGMESTVGGGLFIHSGAEIKEAVEQLESGQISSYYQDQIDFVQHSTKGYVVVMGSKMLCNVDLKAVLRNHIESKSDVTVVYKNVSREFCSPDSIDTCLIFEGEGESKVIDLLTAHELPSEETKIAVGMGIAIMRAEKFIELTREAASNRIKGDINVLIRHSLKEISVNSFEYTGYLKNIDNISSYYQANMDLLDEDNYNALFYRSQPVITKVKNGAPTYYSKEADISNSQLASDCVIDGTVEDSIVFRKVIIEKTATVKYSLIMQGCKIAQGAELQYVILDKGVKIGPGVQLIGTKENPIVIEKNSELTVEKES from the coding sequence ATGAAGACTAATGAACAATTATGTGCAGTATTGAATTTGGATGAATCAGAATCTCAATTAATGCCTTTAACAAAAAGAAGAGCAGTTGCTGCATTGCCATTTGGTTCACGTTACAGGCTGATTGATTTTCCGCTTTCAAGTTTATATAGTGCAGAGGTAACTTCAGTTGCTATATTTGTAAGAGGTAGGGCAAGAGCTTTAATGGATCATGTACGAAGTGGTTACCCTTGGGGAATGGAATCTACCGTTGGAGGCGGGTTATTTATTCATTCTGGAGCCGAAATAAAAGAAGCTGTTGAGCAGTTGGAATCAGGTCAAATTAGCAGTTATTACCAAGACCAAATAGACTTTGTCCAACATTCAACTAAAGGATATGTAGTTGTTATGGGTAGCAAAATGCTGTGCAATGTCGATCTTAAGGCAGTGTTAAGAAATCATATTGAAAGTAAATCAGATGTTACAGTTGTATATAAAAATGTTTCTAGAGAATTTTGTTCACCAGATTCTATTGATACATGCCTCATTTTTGAAGGAGAAGGAGAAAGTAAGGTCATTGATTTGCTTACAGCTCATGAACTTCCAAGTGAAGAAACAAAAATAGCAGTCGGTATGGGAATTGCAATTATGAGAGCTGAAAAATTTATTGAATTAACAAGAGAAGCAGCTAGTAATCGAATAAAAGGAGACATCAATGTTTTAATTAGACATAGTTTAAAAGAAATTAGTGTGAATAGTTTTGAATATACAGGATACTTGAAAAATATCGATAATATTTCAAGTTATTATCAGGCGAACATGGATTTGTTAGATGAAGATAATTACAATGCATTATTTTATCGTAGTCAACCGGTTATTACAAAAGTAAAAAATGGGGCGCCTACCTATTATTCAAAAGAAGCGGATATCAGTAATTCGCAGTTGGCAAGTGATTGTGTGATTGATGGAACGGTTGAAGATTCAATTGTTTTTCGGAAAGTCATCATAGAAAAAACAGCAACGGTCAAATATTCTTTAATTATGCAAGGGTGTAAAATTGCTCAAGGTGCAGAATTGCAGTACGTTATTTTAGATAAAGGCGTAAAAATTGGTCCGGGAGTTCAGCTAATAGGAACAAAAGAAAATCCTATAGTGATAGAAAAAAATAGTGAACTAACAGTTGAAAAGGAGAGCTGA
- a CDS encoding NCS2 family permease yields MNFFKLKENQTSIKQEMIAGITSFFALSYIIIVNPLILAEAGIPPELSVFGTILVSAVGSILMGLWGNAPLVLTPGMGVNAFFTYTIVGSLELSWQQALAVVFVSGIIFTCIAYTSISKLLVEAIPDSLKHGITAGIGLFLVVIGLENGGILADGGANSFITLGDLSQPLVLFTVIGILLSGVLYLRNVPGSFFIGIAVITIISLVTGVHEVGASSFSLSNLSDYPALVGAFDFSTVLSVPFILAVFSLTMILIFESIGLFEGMLEDKTRFTSAFKVSGIMTLVSSLLGTSPTIPAAESASGIKAGGKTGLTAVFAGGLFLLSLVFTPLLSYIPNAALSPVIVITGAIMMENLKHIPFDDFSEWFPAFLIVVMIPLTSSIVDGLAFGFVAYPIFKLANGEFFVVKKAMKVVSFLFLLTMVAIAII; encoded by the coding sequence GTGAACTTTTTTAAATTGAAAGAAAACCAAACAAGTATTAAGCAAGAAATGATAGCGGGTATTACATCATTTTTCGCGCTATCGTATATTATTATAGTCAATCCATTAATATTAGCTGAAGCAGGGATTCCACCTGAGTTAAGTGTGTTCGGTACGATTTTAGTTTCTGCTGTTGGAAGCATTTTAATGGGTTTATGGGGAAATGCTCCACTGGTGCTCACTCCTGGTATGGGAGTCAATGCTTTCTTTACGTATACAATCGTAGGTTCATTGGAGCTATCTTGGCAGCAAGCCTTAGCTGTAGTTTTTGTTTCTGGAATAATATTTACTTGTATTGCTTATACTTCTATCAGCAAGTTATTAGTGGAAGCGATTCCTGATTCATTAAAACATGGCATCACAGCTGGGATTGGACTTTTCTTGGTCGTCATTGGATTAGAAAATGGTGGTATTCTTGCTGATGGAGGAGCCAACTCATTTATTACATTAGGAGATTTGTCTCAGCCACTTGTCTTATTCACTGTTATTGGGATTTTATTATCCGGTGTGCTCTACTTAAGAAACGTACCGGGTAGCTTTTTTATTGGAATTGCTGTTATCACAATTATTTCTTTGGTAACTGGTGTTCATGAAGTAGGAGCTTCTTCGTTTTCATTGAGTAATCTTTCAGACTATCCGGCACTTGTAGGAGCATTTGATTTTTCAACAGTCCTTAGTGTGCCGTTTATTTTAGCTGTATTTTCTTTGACAATGATTTTAATTTTTGAATCTATAGGTTTATTTGAAGGTATGTTAGAAGATAAGACTCGTTTTACAAGTGCTTTTAAAGTCAGTGGAATCATGACGCTTGTATCAAGTTTACTTGGAACGAGCCCGACTATACCAGCAGCTGAAAGTGCGTCAGGTATTAAAGCGGGTGGGAAGACCGGATTAACAGCTGTGTTTGCTGGAGGACTATTTTTACTTTCACTAGTTTTCACACCATTGTTGTCTTATATTCCGAATGCCGCACTATCACCTGTTATCGTAATCACTGGAGCAATTATGATGGAAAATTTAAAACATATTCCATTTGATGATTTTAGTGAATGGTTCCCTGCCTTTTTAATTGTAGTGATGATTCCTTTAACATCAAGTATTGTTGATGGATTAGCTTTTGGTTTTGTAGCTTATCCTATATTTAAGTTAGCAAATGGTGAATTTTTCGTAGTAAAAAAAGCGATGAAAGTCGTATCTTTCTTATTCCTGCTTACGATGGTTGCTATTGCAATTATCTAA
- a CDS encoding alpha-amylase family glycosyl hydrolase — protein MTEKIYYNSWLSEYKKPFGAVPINQKVTFTITCKWPVIEPVYLIVQKDFGDTFEVKMHSIGQFQYQVTIQLTEGQGLYYYFFKVLVQKDQKDEVVYYGNNQRFKGGEGQVYKQEHEVKPYQLTSYLYTDPSPKWYREGIAYHIFVDRFYNGNENGKVLNPKQNSFLYANQEDLPMYIKDKNGEIVRWEFYGGNLTGIIQKLPYLKEMGITILYLSPLFEARSNHKYDTGDYLKIDPMFGDENTFKELIQEAKEFEMRIILDGVFNHSGADSRYFNRYGTYPGMGAYQSKESRYFEWYTFEKFPDRYESWWGVKDLPKLNTQNPRVQSFLYKDQNSVIRKWSKLGLGGWRLDVADELSDDVLKGMRLALEETVEDSVLIGEVWEDASNKIAYNKRRHYIEGGQLHGAMNYPFREIIIGLLQRSITPQEAAEKWMNLKENYPAEAFKSNFNNIGTHDTERIYTVLNQDVTKLKQAMALLFIVPGVPCLYYGDEAGVAGKADPDNRRMYPWGKENKEIQTFVKKLAIIRSKETSLKEGDFYSFSQDELMGIVRFSNQEEFVIMILNTANKEKRLEIADIPEQYDFKFSSFLDENHLNHIQLQPNKAILLVKEKSRSIKTTII, from the coding sequence ATGACTGAAAAGATTTATTACAATTCGTGGTTATCAGAATACAAAAAACCATTTGGAGCTGTACCAATCAATCAAAAAGTAACTTTTACGATTACATGCAAGTGGCCGGTAATCGAACCAGTCTACCTGATTGTACAAAAGGATTTTGGAGATACATTTGAAGTCAAGATGCATTCTATCGGACAGTTCCAATACCAAGTTACGATTCAATTAACGGAAGGACAAGGATTGTATTATTATTTTTTTAAAGTACTTGTTCAAAAAGATCAAAAAGATGAAGTCGTTTATTATGGGAACAATCAACGATTCAAGGGTGGAGAAGGCCAAGTTTATAAACAAGAACATGAGGTGAAGCCTTATCAACTAACGAGTTATTTATATACAGACCCTTCACCTAAATGGTATCGTGAGGGAATAGCTTATCATATTTTTGTAGATCGTTTTTACAATGGCAATGAAAATGGAAAGGTATTGAATCCTAAACAAAATTCCTTTCTCTATGCTAATCAGGAAGATCTGCCTATGTACATTAAAGATAAAAATGGGGAAATTGTTCGTTGGGAATTTTATGGTGGCAATTTAACAGGTATCATCCAAAAATTACCTTATTTAAAAGAAATGGGAATCACTATTTTATATCTTAGTCCGTTGTTTGAGGCTCGAAGCAATCACAAATACGATACAGGCGACTATTTGAAAATCGATCCAATGTTTGGTGATGAAAACACGTTTAAGGAACTGATTCAAGAAGCAAAAGAGTTCGAGATGCGGATTATCTTAGATGGCGTATTTAATCATTCGGGTGCAGACAGCCGTTACTTCAATCGGTATGGAACGTATCCGGGGATGGGGGCTTATCAATCTAAGGAAAGTCGTTATTTTGAGTGGTACACGTTTGAAAAATTTCCGGATCGCTACGAATCATGGTGGGGGGTAAAAGATTTACCTAAGTTGAATACCCAAAATCCAAGGGTTCAGTCATTTTTGTATAAAGATCAAAATAGTGTCATCCGCAAATGGTCAAAATTAGGATTAGGCGGTTGGCGTTTAGATGTAGCAGATGAACTATCTGATGATGTATTAAAAGGAATGAGATTGGCGTTAGAAGAAACAGTTGAAGATTCAGTATTGATTGGAGAGGTGTGGGAAGATGCCTCAAATAAAATTGCTTATAATAAACGCCGTCATTACATTGAAGGAGGTCAACTGCATGGAGCGATGAATTACCCTTTTCGGGAAATTATTATTGGTCTTCTTCAAAGGTCAATAACTCCGCAAGAAGCTGCTGAGAAGTGGATGAACTTAAAAGAAAATTATCCTGCAGAAGCTTTTAAAAGCAATTTTAATAATATTGGCACGCATGATACCGAACGAATCTACACGGTCTTAAACCAAGATGTAACAAAGTTAAAACAAGCAATGGCATTATTGTTTATCGTTCCAGGAGTTCCTTGTCTTTATTATGGGGATGAAGCAGGTGTAGCAGGAAAAGCAGATCCTGATAATCGACGGATGTATCCGTGGGGAAAAGAGAACAAAGAGATTCAAACTTTTGTAAAAAAATTAGCCATTATCCGCAGCAAAGAAACGAGTTTGAAAGAAGGCGATTTTTATTCTTTTTCACAAGATGAATTGATGGGAATCGTTAGGTTTAGCAATCAGGAAGAGTTTGTCATTATGATTTTAAACACAGCTAATAAAGAAAAACGGTTAGAAATAGCTGATATTCCAGAACAGTATGACTTTAAATTTTCATCTTTTTTAGATGAAAATCACCTAAATCATATTCAACTACAACCTAACAAAGCAATTCTATTGGTAAAAGAAAAGAGTCGATCGATAAAGACCACTATAATTTAA